Below is a genomic region from Salinirussus salinus.
TCCTCGTCGACTTTGTCCTTGAAGATAGTCATAGCGGCTCATACAGCCCTGCGTGTTGTAAAGCTCTCGATACACGCCGCGTCCGGAGGGGAGCGGCGGGGCGGGAGGCCCGCGGGGAATCCAGGTTTTCCAAAACAGTCAGGTGAGACCGGGGCGAAGGGGGGAGTATGCCCGGGGGAACAGACCAGACCCTGCGACCGTTCCTGTGGCGCGCGGAGAGGATGTATCCGGACACGGAGATCGTCTCCCGCACCCACGACGGGACCGAGCGGTACACATACGACGAGTACGGCGACCGGGCGGCACAGCTCGCCCACGCGATGGACGGGACGGGCGTCCCCGAGGGCGAGCGGGTGGGGACGTTCTGCTGGAACCACCACCGCCACTTCGAGACCTACTTCGCCATCCCGACGACTGGCCGGCAACTTCACACGATCAATCCACTCCTGCCCGACGAGCACATCCAGTATATCGTCCAGAACGCGGGCGACCGGATCATCTTCCTCGACCCCTCGCTGGCCGAGAAACTGGCCGGCGCCTACGAGGAAGAGGCCTTCGAGACCGTCGAACAGTTCGTCGTCATGGGCTCGGAGGTCCCCGACGTGGACCTCGACGCGGTCGACTACGAGTCGTTCATCGACGGCCACGACACGAGCTACGACTGGCCGGTCGTCGGCGAGGAGACCCCCGCGGGGATGTGTTACACCTCGGGGACGACGGGCAAGCCCAAGGGCGTCGAGTACACCCAGAAGATGCTCTGGAGCCACACGATGGCGACGATGAGTCCCCAGGGGCTGGGCATCAGCGACGACGACGTCGTGATGCCGGTGGTGCCGATGTTCCACGTCAACGCCTGGGGGATGCCCTTCACGACGACGGCGGCGGGCGCGAAACACGTCTATCCCGGCCCGTCGCCGGAGCCGGAGGACCTCGCGACCCTGATCGAGGAGGAGGGGGTGACCGTCACCGCCGGCGTCCCGACGGTCTGGCTGGGCCTCCAGGAGTACATCCAGGCGGGCAACGACGTCGACCTGTCCTCGCTGGAGTCGGTGATCATCGGCGGCTCGGCCGCCCCGAAAGCGATGATCGAGTGGTTCGACGACCGCGGCGTCACGGTCGACCACGCCTGGGGGATGACCGAGATGAGCCCGATCGGGAGCGTCTCCCGCCTCAAAAGCGGGCTCGCCGAGGAGCTCTCCTACGAGGAGCAGATCGACAAGCGCGCCAAGCAGGGACTGATGGTCCCCGGCCTAGAGTTCAAGGTCGTCGACGACGAGGGCGAGGAGGTGCCCTGGAACGGTGAGGACTTCGGCGAACTCCACATCCGCGGCCCCTGGGTCACCCAGGAGTACTTCAAACGTCCCGAGGCGAACGAGGAGGACTTCGAGGACGACGAGGGCGGCCGGTGGCTCAAGACCGGCGACGTCGTCACCGTCGACGAGGACGGTTACATCAAGATCGTCGACCGAGCCAAGGACGTCATCAAGTCCGGCGGGGAGTGGATCTCCAGTGTCGAACTGGAAAACGCCATCATGGCCCACGACGACGTGACCGAGGCCGCCGTCGTCGGCGTCCCCCACGAGCGCTGGCAGGAGCGCCCCGTCGCCTTCATCGTCCCGGCGGAGGGCGTCGACCCCGACGAGCTCGAGGCCGAGGTCATGGAGATGCTCGGCGAGGAGTACCCCAAGTGGTGGCTGCCCGACGACCTCATCCAGATCGACGAGGTGCCGAAGACCGCGACCGGGAAGTTCTCGAAGAAGGACCTGCGCGAGGAGTACGCCGACGAGTCACTCGTCGAGGGGCAGGTGCCCGAAGAGGCCGCCCCGGACGACGACTGACCGGCCGGCCTGTCGCCACCGGTCACAGGCTTCACTGGTCACGCGACGTCCGGAAAGCAACAGCAACGGAAGCGCAGAAAGCGGATTACTCGGCGGCGACGAGGTGGGCGGGCCGGGCGATGAGCGTCTTCTCCTTGCCGCCGTCGACGACCTCGACCTTGTAGGCCTCGCCCTGCTGGCCGACGACAGTGCCGGTCTGTCCGGCGAACCGGGGGTGGTACTGACCCTCCTGAACGCTCGGGTCGAGCTTCAGGTGGACCGTGTCGCCGGCCTCGAACCGTTCGGTGGTCTGCTGGGGCGGGGACATCCCCCGCTCCCGGGCGTCGTTTTTCAGCTTGTTCCGCGTTCCCTGGCGTGGTCCGTTGGAGTCGGGCATTGACGTGAGTTGAGCGGTCGAACGGATAAAGGAAGCGTTCCGCGGTTGCAGCGACACCGGAACGGCGCTACAGCCGGCCGACGTCGCCGACCTCGACGCTCTCGACGTCCTCGACCTCGGCGAAGGCCTCCTCGACGGCTTCGGTGCCGCCGGCCTCGTCCGGGACGATCACCGTCGGGAGCAGGGCGACCAGCCCGAAGGCGACGTCGTCGCGCTTGAACCCCTGGATCTGGGCGCCCTCCGGCAGGGCCGCCTCCAGGCGCTCCTGGAGCGCGTCGAGGTCGACTTCGGGGCTCTCCGGCATGACCTTGATCTGAGCTGCGACCTTCCCCATGGTTACGGCCCCGTGAATCCGCAGTCAGGACACTCGTAGAGGTTGCTCTGCTTGCGGCACTTGGCACACCGGTAGACCTGGTGGCCACACTCGGGACACGCGAAGGCCGCCGCGTTCGTCCCGGCGATGTTGATGCCACAGGAGATGCACTTCTGGGCGCGTTTCCCCTCGCTTTGGCTCATACCCCACTTACGTCGTCGCCGGCTTTTAACCGTTGTTATACGGACGGACGTTCCTCCCGTCTGACCCCGAGGTGGACACTCCCCCGCCCCCGACGCCGCCGGCCGCGCGGACGGAACGATTTTAGTGAGCGTCGCGAGTGTGTCCGAGTGTGGTATGACACGACGTGACATTACCCGCCGCGAGATAGCCGACGGGCTCCACCTGCTGCAGGGCTGTGTCGTCCCCGAGCAGGTGCAGGCCCGGATGGACGCGACGGACGAGCCGCCGCCGTGGTACGACCCCGCGGGCGAGGTCCACGCACAGTTCAACGCCTACCTGTTCGCGGGCGAGGAGACGCTGCTGTTCGACACGCTGCCCCCGAACATGCGCGAGGACGTCCTCGACGCGCTGGGTGGGGTTCTCGACGACCGTGGGCTCGACTATCTGGTGGTCTCGCACCCGGAAGCCCCCCACGGGGGGAACGCCGGCGCCATCCTCGACGCGTATCCGGACGCGGAGCTGCTGGTCCCCGAGACCGACGAACTCCACGACCTCGCGCTGGGGTCGGCCGTCGAGGAACACGCGGAGGTGACCGACGGCGACGAACTCGACCTCGGCAGCCACGCCGTCGAGTTCTGCCGGTCCCCGATGTTCGACCTCGCGGCGACGACCTGGATGTACGAGCGGGAGACGGGGGCGCTGTTCACCGTCGACGCCTACGGCAACGCCCACTCGGCGGGCGCGGGCGAGTGCGGCCGGTTCGTCGACGAGATGACTGACGACCCGGAGGCGTTCACGACGCAGCGCTGGCTGGGCTTTCACAGCCACACCTTCCCGTGGTTCGCGTACGTCGAGCCCGAGCGGCTGGCCGCCGAAATCGAGGTACTGGTCGACCGGTTCGACCCGGAGCTGGTCGCGCCGGCCCACGGCGCGCCCATCCGAGAGGACGCCGTCGGCTACCTCCGGCGGCTGGTACCGGTCATCGAGCGGATCAGCGACCTCGGCCTGGGTCAGGACGTCCGGGTGAGGGAGCTCGCATGAACGTCCAGCTCGCCGAGGACGTCCACTGGGTCGGAACCTGCGAGGACGCCGACTCGGGTCGACACGTCCACGTCTCGGTGTACCTCATCGATGCGGGCGACGAGTACGTTCTCGTCGACGCCGGTCCGCCCCACGAGACGGACATCGACACGGAAGTCGACCGGCTCACCGGCGGCGCGGGGGTCGACACCCTGCTGTTGACCCACACGAACATGCCACACACCGGCCACGCCCACGAGTACGCCGACCGCGGGGTCCGGGTCCTCTCGGCGACGGACATCCCCGAGGAGTTCGGCGGCTACGGCGAGCTCTGGAACCGCGACGAGACGGTCGAACTCGCCGGCCGGGAATTCAGCTTCCCGAAGCCGCCGATGACCGACCACGTCTACAGCCTCTGGCTCTACGACCGCGACTCCGGCGTGCTGTTCTCCTCGGAGGCGCTGGGCAACTACCACTCCCCGGGCCGGTGCGAGGCGGTCTGGGACGAGTCAGGCGGCGAGGTATCCCGGGCGGAGGTCGAGGCCTACGTGCGCGACCGGCTCCCCTGGGTCCGGTACGTCGCCCCGGAGAAGCTGGAGTCGACACTCCGGGACCGGCTCGCCGGCTACGACGTCTCGTACGTCGCTCCCGGCCACGGGACCCCAGTGGCGGGCGAGCAGCTCGAGGCCTACCTCGACCGGCTGATGGACGTCGTCAGGGAGGTGGCCGGGGAGTGGAGCGGGCCCCAGGAGCCAGGGACCCCCTGAGAACGCCTCGCGGCCGAGCGCTCCGTAGGCGCCCCGCGTCCTCAGCTCCCGGGGAGGATGTCGCCCAGCGCCGCCCCGATACTCATCGGGAACCAGGCGACGACGACGTTGGCCATCGCAAGCATCGGTTCGGTCCAGTCGACCCGGCCCCACGCGGTCAGGAGGATCGCCGCGGTCAGCAGCGAGACCGCCGCCACGCCGAGCAGGCGGCGAGGAACGATACCGAGAAAGGGGCGGTGGATCCGGATGTCCTGGAAGTCCGCGACGTAGAGAATGCCGACCAGCAGCGCGACGGTGAAGACGGCGGTCCCCGCGAGCAGGGGCGGGCGTGCGGCCAGGAACGCGCCGACCTCGCCGGTCCCCCCCTCGACGGCCATCGGAACGCCGAACAGCAGGCTGCCGAGCACCCCCTCGGCGAGGTCGGCCCGGTCGTACCCCCAGATGACACGGCCGAAGCTCCCGCCCGAGCGGCTCGCCTCCGCCGCGGCCCGCATCGTCTCCTGGACCTGTTCGCGGGCGGCCTCGGTCTGGACGAGCTCCTCGAGCTCCTCCAGTTCGTCGAACAGGTCACCCATATCGACGTCGGCGTCCGTGTCCAAGTCCACGTCGCGCTCGGCCATGCGGGCACGTCCGCGCCGGGGGTGGTAAAGCTGACCCCCGGACCCGCGACCGGAGCGGACGCTCCGTGCGGCCGGTGTCTCGCGGCGAGCGCCGGCTCGCGGCTACCGGTCGGGGCAGTAGCCGGGTGCGTCGGCGATCAGCCCGTCGGCGCCCGCCCCGGCCAGCGCCGTGGCGACCTCCCGCGACCGGACCGTCCAGGCGTTCACGTCAAGGCCGGCCTCCCGCGCCCGCCGGACGAAGTCAGCGTCACACAGCGAGTGATGCGGGTGGACCGCCACGCAGTCGAGCCGGCGGGCGCGGTCGAGGGCCCCGTCCGGGTCCTCGGCGAAGAGGAGTGCTGCCTCCCCGCCGTGCTCCCGGACCTCCTCGGCGGCGGCGGGGTCGAACGCGGAGTACCACGCGTCGACCCCAGCCTGGTCGGCGAGTTCGAGTGCGTCGGCGGCGAGGCCGCGCTCCTTGAGTTCGACGTTCAGCGGGGCAGCCGTGGCCTCGGACACCTCGGCGAGGGTGGGGACGCCCGCGCCGGTGTCGAGGACGTCCAGCCCGCGCAGCTCGGGCAGTGTGAGGTCCGCGACCCGGCCGGTCCCGTCGCTGACGCGGTCGACGGTCCCGTCGTGAATGACGACGAGTTCGCCCGAGCCACACCGCCGGACGTCGACCTCGACGGCGTCGGCAGGCCCGGCCGCGCCGGGTCCCGTGCCGCCGGCTGCCCGGACGGCCACGAGCGTGTTCTCCGGGTTGGTCTCCGCGAAGCCGCGGTGGGCGATGCAGTCCATGCACGGATCCGGGGGCGGGGGCAGTCGGGCGTTTCGGTCCCGTGGAGTGTGGGGAGTCAGCCCCGTGAGACCCGTACAGGGGACGGAGCGATGGCGGTGGGGCGGCTTTTTTGGTCGTACGGGCCGTCGTAGGTTCCATGTCAGTCGAGTTCGATTTCAGCGACCGGGTCGTGCTGGTGACGGGGATCGGCGGCGCGCTCGGGAGCGCGGCGGCCGAGCGGTTCCTCGCGGCGGGCGCGACGGTCTGTGGGGCCGACGTCGTGGCGGCCGACAGCGAGGACTTCCTGTTCGAGGAGCCCGACCGGATCGACTTCTACCAGGGCGATTTCACCGACGAGTCCCAGGTCGGGGACGCCATCGCCGACATCGTCGACACGCACGGGCGGCTGGATGCGCTGCTGAACATCGCGGGCACCTGGCGCGGCGGCGACCCCATCGATGAGACCGACGCCGAGACCTTCGATTTCCTGTTCGACGTCAATCTCAAGACGATGTTCCTGGCCTCGAAACACGCCATCCCGCACCTCCGGGAGACGGAGGGGGCGGTCGTCAGCGTCTCGGCACGCTCCTCGCTGGAAGGCGGCGAGGGCGACGGTATCTACCGGTCGACGAAGGCCGGCGTCCGGCTCCTGACCGAGACCATCGCCGAGGAGAACCTCGGCGACCTGCGGGCCAACGCCGTGATGCCAAGCGTCATCGACACGCCGATGAACCGCAATATGATGCCGGATGCGGACCACGACGCGTGGGTCGACCCGGCGGACATCGCGGAGGTGATGCTGTTCCTGTGCTCGGACGCAGCAAGCGTCACCAGCGGGGCTGCCGTCCCCGTCTACGGTGAAGCGTAAGCTAGCCGCCAGCGGCGGCCGGCCGGGTGCCGGCGCGGACGTGAGTGTCAGGATACAGAATCCTTTTTAGGCCGGTGCTGCATGAAATCGCCAATGGAGACCGGGACCACATGACGATGGACGAGCGGATCGAGGAGCTGGAGGCGATGCGCGAAGAGGCCCGCAAGGGCGGCGGCGAGGAGCGGATCCAGAAACAGCACGACCAGGGGAAGCTGACGGCCCGTGAGCGGATCGACTACTTCCTCGACGACGGCACCTTCACGGAGTTCGACGAGTTCCGCACCCACCGCTCGCACAACTTCGACATGCAGGAGCGGGAGTACTACGGCGACGGCGTGGTGACGGGCTACGGCGAGGTCAACGGCCGCACCGTGTTCCTCTTCGCCCACGACTTCACCGTCTTCGGCGGGTCGCTGGGCGAGATCTTCGCCGAGAAGGTGACGAAGGTGATGGACAAGGCCCTGGAGACGGGCGCGCCGGTCGTCGGGCTCAACGACTCCGCCGGCGCACGCATCCAGGAGGGGATCGACTCGCTTGCTGGCTACGCGGACATCTTCCACCGCAACCAGAAAGCGAGTGGCGTCGTCCCGCAGATCTCCGTGATCATGGGGCCGTGCGCGGGCGGGGCGGTCTACTCGCCCGCGATCACGGACTTCGTGATGATGGTCGAGGACACCAGCCACATGTTCATCACGGGCCCGGACGTCATCGAGACCGTGACGGGCGAGGAGGTCGGCTTCGACGAACTCGGCGGCGCGGGCACCCACGCCACCGAGTCCGGCGTCGCGCAGTTCACGGTCGCCGACGAGGAGGAGGCCCTGGACCAGGTGCGTCACCTCCTCTCGTATCTCCCCCAGAACAACGTCGAGGACCCCCCGCGGGTCGACCCCTGGGACGACCCCGGCCGCGAGGACGAGAGCCTCGCGGCGACGGTGCCCGACGAGCCCCGCAAGCCCTACGACATGACCGACGTGATCGGCGGCGTGGTCGACGAGGGCTCGTTCTTCGAGGTGGCGGAGGGCTTCGCCCGCAACCTCGTCGTGGGCTTCGCCCGGATGGACGGCCACGCTGTCGGCGTCGTCGCCAACCAGCCCCGCGTCAACGCCGGGACGCTCGACATCGACGCCTCGCTGAAGGGGGCGCGGTTCGTCCGCTTCTGTGACGCGTTCAACATCCCGATCCTGACGTTCGTGGACGTTCCCGGCTTCATGCCCGGCACCGACCAGGAGCACAACGGGATCATCAAACACGGGGCGAAGCTCCTCTATGCGTTCTCGGAGGCGACGGTGCCGCTGGCGACCGTGATCACGAGAAAGGCCTACGGCGGGGCCTACGACGTGATGGCCTCGAAACATATCGGCGCCGACGTCAACTACGCCTGGCCCACCGCCGAGATCGCCGTGATGGGGCCGCGGGGTGCGGTGAACGTCCTCTACAGCGACGAGCTGGCGGAGGCGGAGGACCCCGACGCCCGCCGCCAGGAGCTCATCGACG
It encodes:
- a CDS encoding long-chain fatty acid--CoA ligase is translated as MPGGTDQTLRPFLWRAERMYPDTEIVSRTHDGTERYTYDEYGDRAAQLAHAMDGTGVPEGERVGTFCWNHHRHFETYFAIPTTGRQLHTINPLLPDEHIQYIVQNAGDRIIFLDPSLAEKLAGAYEEEAFETVEQFVVMGSEVPDVDLDAVDYESFIDGHDTSYDWPVVGEETPAGMCYTSGTTGKPKGVEYTQKMLWSHTMATMSPQGLGISDDDVVMPVVPMFHVNAWGMPFTTTAAGAKHVYPGPSPEPEDLATLIEEEGVTVTAGVPTVWLGLQEYIQAGNDVDLSSLESVIIGGSAAPKAMIEWFDDRGVTVDHAWGMTEMSPIGSVSRLKSGLAEELSYEEQIDKRAKQGLMVPGLEFKVVDDEGEEVPWNGEDFGELHIRGPWVTQEYFKRPEANEEDFEDDEGGRWLKTGDVVTVDEDGYIKIVDRAKDVIKSGGEWISSVELENAIMAHDDVTEAAVVGVPHERWQERPVAFIVPAEGVDPDELEAEVMEMLGEEYPKWWLPDDLIQIDEVPKTATGKFSKKDLREEYADESLVEGQVPEEAAPDDD
- a CDS encoding 50S ribosomal protein L21e, translating into MPDSNGPRQGTRNKLKNDARERGMSPPQQTTERFEAGDTVHLKLDPSVQEGQYHPRFAGQTGTVVGQQGEAYKVEVVDGGKEKTLIARPAHLVAAE
- a CDS encoding elongation factor 1-beta is translated as MGKVAAQIKVMPESPEVDLDALQERLEAALPEGAQIQGFKRDDVAFGLVALLPTVIVPDEAGGTEAVEEAFAEVEDVESVEVGDVGRL
- a CDS encoding HVO_2753 family zinc finger protein, producing the protein MSQSEGKRAQKCISCGINIAGTNAAAFACPECGHQVYRCAKCRKQSNLYECPDCGFTGP
- a CDS encoding MBL fold metallo-hydrolase; this encodes MTRRDITRREIADGLHLLQGCVVPEQVQARMDATDEPPPWYDPAGEVHAQFNAYLFAGEETLLFDTLPPNMREDVLDALGGVLDDRGLDYLVVSHPEAPHGGNAGAILDAYPDAELLVPETDELHDLALGSAVEEHAEVTDGDELDLGSHAVEFCRSPMFDLAATTWMYERETGALFTVDAYGNAHSAGAGECGRFVDEMTDDPEAFTTQRWLGFHSHTFPWFAYVEPERLAAEIEVLVDRFDPELVAPAHGAPIREDAVGYLRRLVPVIERISDLGLGQDVRVRELA
- a CDS encoding MBL fold metallo-hydrolase produces the protein MNVQLAEDVHWVGTCEDADSGRHVHVSVYLIDAGDEYVLVDAGPPHETDIDTEVDRLTGGAGVDTLLLTHTNMPHTGHAHEYADRGVRVLSATDIPEEFGGYGELWNRDETVELAGREFSFPKPPMTDHVYSLWLYDRDSGVLFSSEALGNYHSPGRCEAVWDESGGEVSRAEVEAYVRDRLPWVRYVAPEKLESTLRDRLAGYDVSYVAPGHGTPVAGEQLEAYLDRLMDVVREVAGEWSGPQEPGTP
- a CDS encoding DUF2391 family protein translates to MAERDVDLDTDADVDMGDLFDELEELEELVQTEAAREQVQETMRAAAEASRSGGSFGRVIWGYDRADLAEGVLGSLLFGVPMAVEGGTGEVGAFLAARPPLLAGTAVFTVALLVGILYVADFQDIRIHRPFLGIVPRRLLGVAAVSLLTAAILLTAWGRVDWTEPMLAMANVVVAWFPMSIGAALGDILPGS
- a CDS encoding glycerophosphodiester phosphodiesterase; the protein is MDCIAHRGFAETNPENTLVAVRAAGGTGPGAAGPADAVEVDVRRCGSGELVVIHDGTVDRVSDGTGRVADLTLPELRGLDVLDTGAGVPTLAEVSEATAAPLNVELKERGLAADALELADQAGVDAWYSAFDPAAAEEVREHGGEAALLFAEDPDGALDRARRLDCVAVHPHHSLCDADFVRRAREAGLDVNAWTVRSREVATALAGAGADGLIADAPGYCPDR
- a CDS encoding SDR family oxidoreductase, whose product is MSVEFDFSDRVVLVTGIGGALGSAAAERFLAAGATVCGADVVAADSEDFLFEEPDRIDFYQGDFTDESQVGDAIADIVDTHGRLDALLNIAGTWRGGDPIDETDAETFDFLFDVNLKTMFLASKHAIPHLRETEGAVVSVSARSSLEGGEGDGIYRSTKAGVRLLTETIAEENLGDLRANAVMPSVIDTPMNRNMMPDADHDAWVDPADIAEVMLFLCSDAASVTSGAAVPVYGEA
- a CDS encoding acyl-CoA carboxylase subunit beta, with the protein product MDERIEELEAMREEARKGGGEERIQKQHDQGKLTARERIDYFLDDGTFTEFDEFRTHRSHNFDMQEREYYGDGVVTGYGEVNGRTVFLFAHDFTVFGGSLGEIFAEKVTKVMDKALETGAPVVGLNDSAGARIQEGIDSLAGYADIFHRNQKASGVVPQISVIMGPCAGGAVYSPAITDFVMMVEDTSHMFITGPDVIETVTGEEVGFDELGGAGTHATESGVAQFTVADEEEALDQVRHLLSYLPQNNVEDPPRVDPWDDPGREDESLAATVPDEPRKPYDMTDVIGGVVDEGSFFEVAEGFARNLVVGFARMDGHAVGVVANQPRVNAGTLDIDASLKGARFVRFCDAFNIPILTFVDVPGFMPGTDQEHNGIIKHGAKLLYAFSEATVPLATVITRKAYGGAYDVMASKHIGADVNYAWPTAEIAVMGPRGAVNVLYSDELAEAEDPDARRQELIDDYRKQFANPYTAADRGFVDDVLEPQETRPQLVQDLEMLRSKRKSQPNRKHGNIPL